The following is a genomic window from Mus caroli chromosome 17, CAROLI_EIJ_v1.1, whole genome shotgun sequence.
ATGCTGATAACGCATAGGGTtgggttgattttgttttgttttcaaatacacacatgtagcTTGCAAGGAAGCCCGAATGGAAACAAGACAAATAACACTTGATGTATTATGTATAAAATGTAGACTTTGCAATAAAAAGCCAAaggcacataaaaatatatttcaactttaaaaataacttagtTACAGTAATACCTTGCTTGTTTTTAACCAACATGTAGCTGACAGTCAAACTTTTGCAACATGGAAATAATATACAGGGATATATAAGaaccacaaggaaaaaaaaatcccaaatccTGTAAGGTTGCTCCAATATGCAAAGAGTAAAATCATAACGCTGGAGACTTCGCTGTGGTGAACCCAAAAGATACAATATACAAAAGAGGCTAGGAAAAAAAGGCGTAGGTGCCAAATAAGTAAGTTTCCTTCTCATAACATGCAATAAATTGCCTTGGAGAGACCCATGGACCCAGCCCTCTTAGACAGCCTGGATTTCTGGATTTCTGCATGTCTACAAACAAAACCGAGCATGTATGAGCATCAGCAATGCCTGTTGAAAATGAGCTCTGActcacttcctcctttttcttttcttttttttttcttttttccagaacaggtttttttgttttgttttgttttgttaatttttaaaaattattgttttcaaAATTTTTGCAAACAGGGCATGatggttaaaaaaatattttgtaggaACAAGAGTGTTATTTTAGAAAATGCATCACACGGCTGCAAATAAAAACAGTCAGAGCAGCTCTTTCCATCAGCTGTGGttagttgatttttttgttttctgcttattTTGGTACCTCTTACTCCCAAGAAAAAGAGCTGACTCCTGGCTACTTATTTTTATCCATGACATTCAGGACTTCATCCAAAAGTGAAGGCCCAAGATCCAACTGCAGGGAGAGCAGGGAGCCGGTCAGGTCAGAAAGGGATTCTTCGGATTTAGTCTTTGACTTCACAAGCTCACAGGAGGCAGGATGCTCAAACATGTCGTCCGCGGGCCAGTCGGAGGAGGACTGTTCCGACAGGCTGGAGGAGTGGCTGTCCCGGCCCTGGCTGGACTGCGACCCGGAGCCACTGGAGCCCCACGAGGTATCTCCCTGGCGGACTGCCTCGTTCTCTAACACACTACTTTGCTCCTGAACTTTCTCTTCCATGACAGGCTCACAGCTGAGCCTTGGCAACTTAGGACGCCCGAAGGACTCCTGCTTGGAATGAAATGTCACTGGGGACAATAAGGGCAGCATCAGAGCCTGGGATCCCCCAATGGTGGGGAGGGAGATGGCATTTTTGAGCACCGGGGAGGGTGTTTCTGTGAACATTGAGTCCGAGGTGCTGTTGGCCCGGAAGAAGTCGTTATGCCCTGGGAACTGGCCAGAGTGTGCCTTCTCTTGGTTTCCGGGCAAGAGCTCATAGTTCCCTTGAAGAAAGGAAATATCCCCAAAGACGTCATGCTGGCCCTCTTTGCCGATGTGTATAGTGTGACGAAAGTCCCCAAGGGGAGGACTGATCATATCAGGGGACAGAATGTCCCTCAGTTTaaatttctttcccttcttgttGTTTGCCGCTTTCAGGTAAATTGGGGTCTTGGCAGGCATTTTGGAATCTGAGAATGTCTATTTCACAGACCGGGGAAAGAGTGACCTTCTGCGCGGGTATCCTACACTTCCAAAAAGTCCTTTTGGATAAGAATTGTCACATCATTTCTTCTCAAGTGGCTCTAAAACGAGACAGGGTCTGAGAGATCTTGCTCAGTGCAGGGCCACGCAGGTCTTTCCGGAGAGCCAGTTACATTATTGAGTCCCTTCCACAGCTCGGAGAAACCTGGAAAAGACACCAGAGCAGGTTgtcatctcccagcctccagggcCCACTCAGGCCTGCCACTCCCCAGAATATTACTCCTGTGCCTGGAGATAAAGGCCCGGCCAGCTCCCAGGGAAAGCCCAACTTACTTCCTTCTAACTGTGATAAGAACTCTAATCTCTGAGGGATTCACTAATAAATCCTTAGTTCTTAGttcaggagaaaacaaaaaaaggggtaCTTAGCCTCTAACCTAAAGCATCCATACTTTTAAAACATAGCTacagggggtggagagatggctcagtggttaagagcactggctgctcttctaggggtcctgagttcaattcccagcaagcacaaggtggctcacaaccatctgtaataggatctgatgccctcttctggtatgtctgaagacagagacagtgtgctcatatacataaaaataaataagtaaataaataatcttttaaaaacatagctACGGACATGGTTTTCTGAACACATCTGAGATTttcatctccctctcttctcaaAACTGATGTCAAGGGACTAGAGACATACTCAGTGGTTAGAAGACTTTGCTGTCCTTATAGGGAACCTGGGTTAAgtacccagcacccatatagGGACTTACAACCATTTGCACCTTCAGGGGATCCGATGGCTCTCTAACCGCCATGGGTAGTAGCCATGTgtgtaatacacatacatatatacaggcactCACGAATACACATACAACTTAAAAATCCTGCAAGCAACATAGGACCAACTGggtctgttttaaaattatattctttgcTTTGAATGCACACTAACAAGACTGACAGTGAGTTATTGTTGAGATCTgcatacaaacaaaatcaaatgacTATCCCTAAAGAAGAAGGCTGGGCATTATCATTTAATAAGTGACACGCCTCACTAGAATGCATTCTTACTGATGGGGAGATAAGACTAAGGATGGGGTGCCAacactctggaagaacagagaagAGCTACAGCTGGAAGCAAGCTGTGGTGCAGAAAACACTGAGCCTTCCTTCCACCCAGGACTCCAGcagatcctgggattctgggaagaaagaagaagaactaCTCCACTTCAAGACATACCTCGAGCATCTATAATAAGTTGGGCTGCCCCTGAGGATCTTTTGGAACATGACTGATAGGCGCATGCCCTGTCTCTGTGGGAGCTGAGGGGGTTCTAAAGTAAGCCTTCCTGCCTCCCGGGTGTTAATGCCTTTGCAGATTCAACTGTGACTTGCTTCTACCCAAGGAAATAAGGCAGCAGTCACTTCCTGGTTAGGTTACAGAAGCCCCCATCTGAGCTGAAGAGGAGGGTAAGAAAGGGAGAGTAAAGGAAGGGcggggagatggagagggggctAAAAAACAAGGCTACGTCTAGAGGTGCCCCCGCATGCTTATGCACCTGACCTCACCCGTGTACCTGACCAAGCTCCCTTGCTGGCTTTGAAGTAGAAATTGATTTACCCCATCTAGTCTCTGATGACATACACAGTTCCGGTCCAAACCTTGGTCAGATCCCAGTGAGGCCCAGGCTCTAAGTCATGGCCAGATACCCACAGAAACCGTGACTTAGTAAGTGGATATCAATGCAGGTCCAATGTTAAAACCAAAGCATCTTCCCTGTAGACGGTATCTGTCGCAGGCATAAGTGATGAGCTCTGAGGAAAGTGCTCCAGGAGAGGTGTCAGTGCCTCCCCTCCCTTGCTGATGAAAAACTTAACCTTCTGAAAATCCCCCATCATCCCACCAACCCAAGTGCTGACACAGAGAAGCAAAATTCACATGACTCTCCTGAAATCTCTCAccctgcttccccttcccctcccagtccTCTGGCCCCAGGACTGACAATACTCCTAGGACTGGGTCAGACAGTGGCTTGAAGACAGTCCCAATTGCTTGGCAGCAGCTGGAGGCTCACTCCATCtgttccatatttctttcctttcagcaGGAGTTTTAAACTCGCTCATCAGTGACAGGTGACAAGGGCTGTGCTGTATGTTCCACCCACTGGCAAAGCCCAATACGGGGGAGGCATGCTGTCCAGCCAGCCAggcctgagaaggcagagaaggccTGGAAATGGGAGACAGGCAGCCCCGCTTGGCTTTGTGTGTGAGGAGGAGGCCTGAGGCAACAGGTTTGCTCCAATAGGACCTCAGATCCTAATGTTCTTCTTTAGCTTTGATTTGGGTCTTGTCTCATTAACAAAAGGTAAGACTTTACTACGTGGAGGGAGTGGTAGTGAATGCCTGCAAATCAGCAtaggagaggtggagacaggaggattctcaTTACAAGGGCACCCTCTGCTAGTTCAAGGCTATTCtttaaaaaagcaatcacaaCAAGCTGAAACCTTGGTAGACCTAAGAAAACACCAGTTTCTTTGCCATATAGGTACATTACACATAGCCCCAACCTAGGACCCCAGTGACACTTTCCTGCCCCAGGAGATGATAGGCAAGCCCTGGGAAGAACCACTCCCTGGGGCAGATTATCAGGGCTAGGATGGCAGCTGCCTTGGAAAAGATTCAAGGCTTGCCACTGAGGCCTGCCTAAGGCCTGTTGGGATATGTAAGGCCAAGAAGTAAGTACCCAGGGCAGGGCATTCCAATGCCAGAGTGTAGGTCTCCATCTCAGGCAGGGCCACTCATATCTGTTGTGTACGTGAATGAGAATGGGGGGTTGGGgatgaggaaagagaagacacaCTTACTCCTATCTGAGGGAGGAATGTTCAGTCCCAAGGCTTCCTGGCTGGGCCTCTTAGAGCAGcccctgcctggctacaggactGTGGGCTTTTAGCCGGAGGTTCCCTTGGCTTAGTAAAGGCTGGGGTTTATATTGGTGGCActaagacagagaccagagataAGAGGGAAAAAGACAACGGTAGTGTGGAAACCTCCCAGAGCTAAAGGCTGGTAAATCAAAAGGGAtgctgggtgggggctggtagcgCGGCAGTCCCAGAGCTAAGGCAGTAGAGTAAAACTATACGCTACAGAGGGGACTATGAGAAATctacagaagcagcagagagtAAGATGACCAACACAATGTGCCAGGACTAACAGCTGCCAAAGGCAATGGGAGGCAGGTTTGACTTTTAAGAGGGGAGATTACTGGGCAAAAACATCAGCTTTCCCATTTAAAGGAGTTGACATATATAGTGCTGGTCAGCACGCAGTAATTCCCACCCAGTCTTCTGTCCTCTCCCAGGATCTGTGAAAATTCCAAGCCTTGCTTATCTGCTAGCAGGTCTATTGTTCCTTCCCAGGCTCTTGGCTCTTTGGATCCATTATAGACAGCTAAAGTCTTCCTTCCCTAGTAAGAAGTGGCGGGTCTTGGAAAAGGTGTGTCCCTAGCACCTGGAATCTAATATGACAGTATTCTGTGAGAGCCTTTCTGCATTCATTCCCACAATGCTCTCTCACTCACAAGAACCCAAGAGGCTCCTGTTAGAATGCCCCATTTACAAACAGACACTACTGTGGCACAGACATTGAGTCAGCCTGAAAAGACCACATATTAGACCCAAGAATGACACATTCAACCAGTAGGCTAGCTTCCCCGTCTGAGGTGGTAAGCCGTTTAGAGAGCACAGTCTCTGGGAATTTAGTTAGCTCCCGAGTTACCAAGGGGATGCATTCCAGAGCCTGTTAGAGATACAAAggaacacagaggaaagaaaagaggcttCTACATACACGACAGGAGGAGTGTGAACAGCAGCTTCTACATACATGACAGGAGGAGTGTGCACAGCAACTTCTACATACATGACAGGAGGACTGTGAACAGTATACATGACAGGAGGACTGTGCACAGCAGCTTCCACGTAGGGCAGCTGGGTGGTATCTTTCCTACTAGGGAATCATGTGCCCCTGGCCCCAGATTCTCCATATAGGGGTATAGTCCACTTAAAGATATGGGAGACACTGTTTATAGGGTATCCAATCAAACATTTGTAATAGCCAAGAGTTGGAGACAGCCTACCTTCAGAAGACTTGTACAGATGGTACAGCCATCCAAATTAGTAGTATTTACATCTAAGGAAGAATGAATCGTTTAATACAGCCACAGGGAAAGAGCCCGGCCACGCACatgttcaaaggaagaaaaggtagGTGCAGAAGTGAAGTGTGTAAGTCTAACTGTGTAGGcttgtatgtatatctatacaaTGTATCAATAGATACCGAAGAAACTAACAATGGTGACTGTCCTCAGACAGCCAACATGAATGGGAAGGGACAAAGGTGAAAAGGAGACAGCCATGCTCATCCTTTGAGACGTCAGCGTTCTGAACTACTGAATCAACCGGCtgtttgaataataaaaatataacaagtaAATGTGCATTGCTTACACACTGTATTAGAGAGCCAGTTTTGCACAAGGTACTTAGGTCTGGCAAAATCCAGGTGTCACATGACGAGCGCTTATTGCATTTATTCCTGTGCTTCAGTCAGGACTCCACCACTAGCATAGACTCAGGGACATCCAGGCACACAGGGTGCTGGTCACTGACACCAGGCTACCCTTCCACATCTTCACCCATTTCCTGGGATCACGAGCTCTTTGTTCAAGCTCCAGTGTATCATACCTATGCACTTtagcatctgtgtgtgttcacTACCATCCTCCatcttttaaagacagaaaggaaggtttCTATGCACAGACCTTTCTCAGAAACACATCCCTTGATCCTGAAATCTGAAGTCTTCATGAGTGCAGACTGTGGTTTCCTTCCCATGATAGAGATGAAGAGGAGAGCCATTCATACTCATCTGGGGAGTTATATTCCTCAGACAGCAAGCACTCAAGTTCTGAGCACCGCTGAGGGAGGCTCTGCCAACAGAAGGGCTGAGCTCCCAGGCAGCCATTAGGCATCCTCTCCCAAGGAGACAGGCTACCCATGCTCTTACTTACAGGCACCTGTGAGAAACCCAAGATGTCAGGACACAGAGTAAGACCTTAGGGGGTGCTAAAGCCACACCTCTGATGGGGAGGGCAAATGGCTGGGTTGTCACTCCTGTATCAATCTAGAAATTCTATTTACTGATGACTACCTTAAGCATATAAGcagatgattaaaaacaaaaacaaaaacccaaagcaataACATCTTAATTGTGGGGAAAACGGAACCATTTCTTCACTAGTGATCTTTGGTGGGCGTAGGGATGGGAGGATTTCTTAACTAAGGTTTTCACTTCCATCctgctggggtcacaggtatATATCACTAacaccctgttttgttttctttggttttatctattttctttttgttttatggaaaTAGAGTCACACTGTATAACCTAAGCtatcctagagctcactctgCAGCCCCGGCAGGCCTCAGACTTAAGggtatcctcctgccttggcctcccaagcaTTAAGATTACGAGCAGGAGTCCCCATATCCAGCCTGCTTCCTCACTTAATAGATGGTCTTACCATCTATTTCTTCTGTCATTCTTGTGGCAAACAAAATAATTCTAAACATACTGtcatggctattcttggttgtcaacctgactatacctggaatgaactacaatccagaatggAGGGCACACTGTGAGGGATTTCCTGCTTGGTTAAGACAGGGGTGAATTAATCTACTTCTAGTTCAGAcctttgaggcaggaagacacatacctttaatccagatcttgaggctggaagatatacctttaatctggaccatacCTTCTGCAGGAAGTCTAtataaggacatagaagaaggaagctatcctttttgcctgcttgcccttgtCTTGTCAGCACGTCCATcccttcactggcattggagcTTACCTCTTTGGGATTCCAGCAGATACAAaagatcagctgagacatccagcctgtGAGACTTGAGTCACCAGCAGATTCTTAGACTTTCTGTTTACAGTTACCTATTGTCGGATTGtctggactgcagcctgtaagtcattctaataaatcacatatatttctatcagagagagagagagagagagagagagagagagagagagagagagagagagagagagagagagagagagagagagagagagagagagagagagagagagagaggagggaagataCTCATTCCATGAgtcctgtgactctagagaattcTGACTAATACACATACCAATATAAGCAGACAGCAAGggcatggcgggggggggggcggggagagagttataaaaaaacaaattactgACTGAAAAATCAGTTCCTGGATTGCTCAGAATTGAGTGTACTGACAACTTACTAGGTTGTGAAAGAACAAAGAGGTTGAAATTTTGAGGGAAAATCCgtttattttaagaaaggaaTGCTTGCTTTGTCTActaattatttttagattaattCTTGGTTGGGAGAAGGATACAAAAAAATGTCCTGCATCTTGCAAAACAGGTTGCAATGTTAATTCAAAACACACATGAGGAAGTGAGGGCAGGTGGTGTGAGTGGAGGATGGTCCCTTCCTGAGGGACCCCTGGttgctttcctctcctctccttgtaGGAAGTGAGTTGGAATTCAACTTCCCATTTCTGGCTTAGAAGTCAGAAAGAGCCTTGCTCACGTGATTCAAGGGCATCCCAACTCAATCttctcccccacacccctgcccCTCACGTCTGTACTGGGAATGGGACCCAGAGCCTAGGCAAATGTCGAGGCGTTGAACCACCAAGCTCTACTCCCAGCTCCAGATTTGATCCTATCTCCCTTTTGCCCCAGCACAGTCACCATGGAGCCAGGAGACCTCCCCTAGCACCCAGCTGCAGCACCACCATTTGCACATTAACAAGCAAAATTATATATTATC
Proteins encoded in this region:
- the Cdc42ep3 gene encoding cdc42 effector protein 3 encodes the protein MPAKTPIYLKAANNKKGKKFKLRDILSPDMISPPLGDFRHTIHIGKEGQHDVFGDISFLQGNYELLPGNQEKAHSGQFPGHNDFFRANSTSDSMFTETPSPVLKNAISLPTIGGSQALMLPLLSPVTFHSKQESFGRPKLPRLSCEPVMEEKVQEQSSVLENEAVRQGDTSWGSSGSGSQSSQGRDSHSSSLSEQSSSDWPADDMFEHPASCELVKSKTKSEESLSDLTGSLLSLQLDLGPSLLDEVLNVMDKNK